A genomic stretch from Hemibagrus wyckioides isolate EC202008001 linkage group LG02, SWU_Hwy_1.0, whole genome shotgun sequence includes:
- the LOC131369385 gene encoding transcription factor SOX-9-like isoform X1, whose product MNLLESYVKMADEQDKCLSDAPSPSMSEDSAASPCESGSGSDTENTRPPSENRLKKDEEDENKFPVCIRDAVSQVLKGYDWTLVPMPVRVNGSGKSKPHVKRPMNAFMVWAQAARRKLADQYPHLHNAELSKTLGKLWRLLNEGEKRPFVEEAERLRVQHKKDHPDYKYQPRRRKSVKGGQGETEDSEHTHISPNAIFKALQRADSPASSMGEVHSPGDHSAGQSQGPPTPPTTPKTDVPSVKSDLKREGRSLPEGTGRQLNIDFRDVDIGELSSDVISNMDGFDVNEFDQYLPTHGAQTYSSSGYGMGQTAGTSGHGWMSKQQPQPQPQQHSLTPLGTAGEQGQAQQRPAHIKTEQLSPSHYSEQSQGSPQHVAYGSFNLQHYTATTSTYPSIARTQYDYSDHQGGAASYYNQGSGLYSTYSYMSPAQRPMYTPVADASGVPNVPQTHSPQWEQQPVYTQLSRP is encoded by the exons ATGAATCTCCTTGAGTCGTACGTGAAGATGGCCGACGAGCAGGACAAATGTCTCTCCGACGCACCGAGTCCGAGCATGTCGGAAGACTCTGCAGCCTCCCCGTGTGAGTCCGGCTCGGGCTCCGACACCGAGAACACGCGGCCGCCGTCCGAGAATCGGCTCAAGAAGGACGAAGAGGATGAAAACAAGTTCCCTGTGTGCATCCGCGACGCCGTGTCACAGGTGCTTAAAGGCTACGACTGGACGCTCGTGCCTATGCCGGTGCGCGTGAACGGTTCGGGGAAGAGCAAGCCGCACGTGAAGAGGCCCATGAACGCGTTTATGGTGTGGGCGCAGGCGGCACGCAGAAAACTGGCCGATCAGTATCCTCACCTTCATAACGCCGAACTCAGCAAAACCCTGGGCAAACTCTGGCG ACTGCTGAATGAAGGGGAGAAGCGACCGTTTGTGGAGGAGGCTGAGAGACTGCGAGTGCAACATAAGAAAGATCATCCGGACTACAAATACCAGCCCCGGCGGCGGAAGAGTGTGAAGGGCGGCCAGGGAGAAACCGAGGATagcgagcacacacacatttcccccAACGCCATCTTTAAAGCCCTACAGAGAGCTGACTCTCCTGCTTCCAGCATGGGCGAGGTCCACTCTCCCGGAGACCACTCAG CAGGTCAGTCTCAGGGCCCTCCAACTCCCCCCACAACTCCCAAAACAGATGTTCCGAGTGTGAAATCAGACCTGAAGCGAGAGGGCCGTTCACTTCCAGAGGGTACGGGCCGCCAGCTCAACATTGACTTCCGCGACGTGGACATTGGTGAGCTGAGCAGCGACGTCATCTCCAACATGGATGGATTCGACGTGAATGAGTTTGACCAGTACTTGCCGACGCATGGAGCCCAGACCTACTCCTCTTCTGGGTATGGCATGGGCCAGACAGCAGGCACCAGCGGGCATGGCTGGATGAGCAAACAGCAGCCACAGCCGCAGCCTCAGCAGCACTCTCTTACCCCGCTTGGCACAGCTGGTGAGCAGGGTCAGGCCCAGCAGCGCCCGGCACACATCAAGACAGAGCAGCTCAGCCCGAGCCACTACAGTGAGCAGAGCCAGGGTTCACCCCAGCATGTGGCGTACGGTTCCTTCAACCTACAACATTACACTGCCACCACCTCTACGTACCCATCCATTGCTCGCACTCAGTATGACTACAGCGACCACCAGGGCGGTGCTGCCTCCTACTACAACCAGGGTTCAGGCCTCTATTCCACATATAGCTACATGAGTCCTGCCCAGAGGCCCATGTACACTCCTGTCGCTGATGCTAGTGGTGTTCCAAATGTGCCTCAGACCCACAGTCCCCAGTGGGAGCAGCAGCCAGTCTATACCCAGCTCTCCCGGCCTTAA
- the LOC131369385 gene encoding transcription factor SOX-9-like isoform X2: MNLLESYVKMADEQDKCLSDAPSPSMSEDSAASPCESGSGSDTENTRPPSENRLKKDEEDENKFPVCIRDAVSQVLKGYDWTLVPMPVRVNGSGKSKPHVKRPMNAFMVWAQAARRKLADQYPHLHNAELSKTLGKLWRLLNEGEKRPFVEEAERLRVQHKKDHPDYKYQPRRRKSVKGGQGETEDSEHTHISPNAIFKALQRADSPASSMGEVHSPGDHSGQSQGPPTPPTTPKTDVPSVKSDLKREGRSLPEGTGRQLNIDFRDVDIGELSSDVISNMDGFDVNEFDQYLPTHGAQTYSSSGYGMGQTAGTSGHGWMSKQQPQPQPQQHSLTPLGTAGEQGQAQQRPAHIKTEQLSPSHYSEQSQGSPQHVAYGSFNLQHYTATTSTYPSIARTQYDYSDHQGGAASYYNQGSGLYSTYSYMSPAQRPMYTPVADASGVPNVPQTHSPQWEQQPVYTQLSRP; encoded by the exons ATGAATCTCCTTGAGTCGTACGTGAAGATGGCCGACGAGCAGGACAAATGTCTCTCCGACGCACCGAGTCCGAGCATGTCGGAAGACTCTGCAGCCTCCCCGTGTGAGTCCGGCTCGGGCTCCGACACCGAGAACACGCGGCCGCCGTCCGAGAATCGGCTCAAGAAGGACGAAGAGGATGAAAACAAGTTCCCTGTGTGCATCCGCGACGCCGTGTCACAGGTGCTTAAAGGCTACGACTGGACGCTCGTGCCTATGCCGGTGCGCGTGAACGGTTCGGGGAAGAGCAAGCCGCACGTGAAGAGGCCCATGAACGCGTTTATGGTGTGGGCGCAGGCGGCACGCAGAAAACTGGCCGATCAGTATCCTCACCTTCATAACGCCGAACTCAGCAAAACCCTGGGCAAACTCTGGCG ACTGCTGAATGAAGGGGAGAAGCGACCGTTTGTGGAGGAGGCTGAGAGACTGCGAGTGCAACATAAGAAAGATCATCCGGACTACAAATACCAGCCCCGGCGGCGGAAGAGTGTGAAGGGCGGCCAGGGAGAAACCGAGGATagcgagcacacacacatttcccccAACGCCATCTTTAAAGCCCTACAGAGAGCTGACTCTCCTGCTTCCAGCATGGGCGAGGTCCACTCTCCCGGAGACCACTCAG GTCAGTCTCAGGGCCCTCCAACTCCCCCCACAACTCCCAAAACAGATGTTCCGAGTGTGAAATCAGACCTGAAGCGAGAGGGCCGTTCACTTCCAGAGGGTACGGGCCGCCAGCTCAACATTGACTTCCGCGACGTGGACATTGGTGAGCTGAGCAGCGACGTCATCTCCAACATGGATGGATTCGACGTGAATGAGTTTGACCAGTACTTGCCGACGCATGGAGCCCAGACCTACTCCTCTTCTGGGTATGGCATGGGCCAGACAGCAGGCACCAGCGGGCATGGCTGGATGAGCAAACAGCAGCCACAGCCGCAGCCTCAGCAGCACTCTCTTACCCCGCTTGGCACAGCTGGTGAGCAGGGTCAGGCCCAGCAGCGCCCGGCACACATCAAGACAGAGCAGCTCAGCCCGAGCCACTACAGTGAGCAGAGCCAGGGTTCACCCCAGCATGTGGCGTACGGTTCCTTCAACCTACAACATTACACTGCCACCACCTCTACGTACCCATCCATTGCTCGCACTCAGTATGACTACAGCGACCACCAGGGCGGTGCTGCCTCCTACTACAACCAGGGTTCAGGCCTCTATTCCACATATAGCTACATGAGTCCTGCCCAGAGGCCCATGTACACTCCTGTCGCTGATGCTAGTGGTGTTCCAAATGTGCCTCAGACCCACAGTCCCCAGTGGGAGCAGCAGCCAGTCTATACCCAGCTCTCCCGGCCTTAA